The Triticum urartu cultivar G1812 chromosome 5, Tu2.1, whole genome shotgun sequence genome contains the following window.
AACTCAGAAATGTAAAAGAACTGGTGCTACATGATCCAGCAACTCCACATCCATCAATGTTAGAGCTCTTTGTAAATTTTGTGGGTGAAAACTTGAACATCCATCATTGTAGACTGCAGTAAAGATTAAACTCTGTACCCTCCATGTACGAAAGCATTCGATGACACCTACAAGTATGCCAAAGTTATCATCAGTTCTGATGTGCAGACATGAACCACAATATTCTTATCTGAATAACTACGCAAATGAAATATCAAATAAAATTAGTCCATTTATTCCCTCTTTGAAGGAGCTCCATCCTTCATGTAAGAAAACAAAACCAAATAAAAAGCCATTTTAGCTGGCCCAAAACAATGTAAGCATTTTAAGAGCGTAATTTATGAAAAGGTTAGCTACTCGTTGGACCTTGGGGAATTTCTGGAGCAGGGACACCTCCCCTTGAGAAGCAGGACGCCAGAGAGCTCCTCGCCCTGCGAAGCAGGATGTACGGTAGAGGCAAGTTAAGTTGATGGACCGTTAGATCATGTGGTTTGACGGCTGTGAAGGTTTGCATCTGCCTCATTTGTGCTTTTATAGTAGTAGATAGTAGACTAGCACATGAGTTTTCTTGTACCTTGATGGCTGAGATCGAAGGACGAGCAAGGCTCGGTATAGAAAAGAAGATTATTTTCTTGTAGTTTATCAACACTTCACCATGAGTGTTGACGAATGGTCGTTTCGCTTTGAATCTAGGAAAACAAAATTTCCTTCTTTTAAGAAAGGGATCTTGAACGAAACTACTTTATAAAAAGAGGAATGCAATTATTTCACCTTCTAATGAACACTGCTGGTTTGGTTACACATTATGGCTCAGCCAGTTTTGGTTTTCGGTTGTATATGAAAGGACACAAATACCAGTGCTccctgcaaaaaaaaaaaaaaactaatACTGGTGCAATCAGTTTTTCTGTACAAACCGGTTAGTATGTGGAATCTAATTGTTACGTGCATAGAAACAAAACCGACTGACATAATACATAGGTCTAATCCAGATTCTAGTCCGAGGGCTGACGACATCATATATTTATCTCAGTCAGTTAGTAGCGTAGAACCGTCTGAGATATTTGTTTATGAAAATAATCGTTCCCCGTTGAAGGGCTCTTTGGTTCACAATAAAGCCTAAAAACTTAGAAATATGAAAATATCTATCGGTATGTAATGTTATACTGAATTTTAGAGGATATAAAAACACATGAGTGAATCTGTAATAGAAGGTGTTTTGTTGCAGCAAAAGAAAACACACAATCATATTTCCTCTGAAATTTCCTATTAGACTAGGTGCATGGCATAGTTGTCACAGAAACAAAGGTATGGAAATTTCCTCTGAAATTCATGCAAAGTCAACCATAGGAAAAATTCCTGTATGTCCCAATCCTACAAAACAAATAATCTTTATATCTTACTAGAACACATAGTTACCACTGATAGATTCAGATAACCTCCTAGCCAGCACTACAATCTTAATGAACTTTGAGCCAAGGAACTTCCAACGTGTAAAAGAAAACAACTGAGAGAAACAAACTGTACAGTTGGTCAATGATGATTTTAGTTGGATATGCAGAAGTATCCGGTGGCTACGAAAAATTTGAGAGGACCTATGTAGAACCAAACAATTCAGAAAAATGAAAGGGCGATATGAGGGAAACTAGTATACCCCTTCCATAATCCAGAGAGCTTTACTGAACTGAACAAACCAAACTATTACTGCATGGATCACATAAAAACCTGAAGGGTTTTTTTTGAAAACGGTATTACTGTATCACATTTTGCAAAGCGAATTGCATAGAAGAAACTGGCAAAAAAAGATACAGAGATCAACCACATTTGGGACTAAAAATCCCTAGAAAAATGGTCAAGCAGTGGGCATTTTTTGGCATAGAAACGAGGAATATACAAAAAAAATTGTGTAAAAACTAACCGAGATCACTCATTGAAGCTATCGCAGACACATTACCTCACTTCCTTTCTCGTTAGCTGCTAGATTCACGCCGGTGCCATTGCCGCCTTGCCAGGGCAACTCCAGCTTCGGGCGGCGTGGGAGCCAAGCTAAAAGGCGAGGGGCGCACCATGCACAGACCCACGTTAGTGTTTGTTCAATCCACCCAGTGGCTGGGTGATCCCCACTTCCTCCGCCATTTCGACTAAACCTCTTGATTCCCCTCAGTCCCTCGCTCGGTTTTTGTTCAGTTAACCCCTTCCTCAATTCTGTACAAATACAAGTACAGTGGCTAGTGGTTGCTTATGTCTTACAGTACATGAATGAGCTTGTGTAGCTAACATGCGCAGAGGCTTCACTGAACATATGCTAGTACAACAGAAGTACTACTAACTAAAAATTAAATCCACAATTGACTGCACTCTAACATCAAAGTAGTTTGATTCAATTCATTTTCTAACTTAAATTTTCTGAATCAAAAAACTGCTACCAAGGTTCACGTCAAGAAACCATTTGTGACTGTTCTCTAATTAAAATATGGCAGTTGACATTCAAATGTATCTCAAAAGTGATAGCCAAGAACTCAAAGTTGTATCATTCTTCACAAAACCAAAAAATTAAAGTAAGCAGATAAAAAAGGAAACTAGTGAGCCCATAGATTCATATATAGATATACTTATATCGGACTAGCCAACAATACAATGGAGACATGCATTTTATAGAACCAACTCGTTTCCTCCTAAAGTTCTCCGAATAATTTTAGTGCACGCAGAGAAACTGTGTCAACGGCAAAACTTTCCAAATTTGTATCAAATTACCAAAATGTAATGGCATACAATGTTACCTTAGAATAGTATACTTTTAGGCCAACATCCTACCTCAGAAAAACAACTGAGACATGCAACCGTGATTTGCCCCGGAAGGCTTCATCACTGACAATTAGCATCTTGCACTGCCAGTTTCTGATTTTCAAGGAAAATGCAAGTTGCTGTTTCGATATGCTTCACACAATACATTAAATTCATAAAAAGATTCATTCAGCATTTCTCTTCACATAAAACCCTCTATGATCAAAATTTATGAACAGGAAGCAATTGCATATAAGAATTTACCTGTACAGATTTCACGTACAGTGCCTTTCAGAGTGGAACAGAAATTTGATGTTAATTCCTTCTTTGTTGGGTCAGGCAAACATGTCAAGAAACCATTTGTAACTGTCTCTAATTAAAACATAGCAGCTGGCGTTCAAATATAAGTATTTCATACAGATAAAGCAGATTATCTCAAAAGTGATAGCCAAGAACTCCAAGTTTTATCATTCTTCACATATGCCAAATATTAACAAAAGTGATAGCCAAGAACTCAAAGTTTTAACATTCTTCACATAAGCAGTTTATCTCAAAAGTGATAGCCAAGAATTTAAAGTTTTATCATTCTTCACATAATCCAGCAATTAAAGTGAGAACATAAAAAGTTAACTACTGAGTTACCATAGATTCATATATACTTATATCAGACAGGACAACCAATACATTGGGGACATACATTTTATAGAACCAACTGCTTCCTCCAAAAGATCTCTGAAAACTTAAAGACATAGCACCCTCATCTCAGGTCGCTATGTGTCAAAAGTAACTAGATAGAAGCTAACCCAGGCTGGGCATGCCAAATTTAGCAAGACTTGATTCCTTCTGCGACCAAACATAAGGCATTCGCCTCCAAAGATCTTTCAGAGCTTTAGGATAAGCAGTAGCTCAGACAAGGTTGGCGTACTAAATTTTGCGGGACTTCACTGTTCTTTCAAACACATCTACAATGAGATCAGGACAAGATCTTTTGAGGTGTGCATACCCTTGGCTTGCGATCACATCATCCATTCTATTCGAAGAGAGCATAAATTCAATGCAAGCATCTTTGAGGTTGTTGCAATGGTGCTGGTCAGCTAGAGCTAATATGGTCGCCACGGTCTCAACATCAAGACTCTTGCATAGCATCCCTTCACATACCCTCTTCATCCTTTCCATCGCATACTTATCTCCAGCCACAAGTAAGTGCTTAACCATTTCTCTTTTGTCATCATCATCAAGATCATCCATGGAAGGCAATGAATCGGTGTAGATGAAGTGAAGAAATGCCTTGAAAACAGCAGGCTGCATGTCGTCAATAGTTATGTCCTGTGCCCCGTTGTCCCCCATAGGCCCATAGAACTCCGCGTTGAAGACCGCCGATCGCATCGCAAGCAAAATCTTATGAGCGGAAAAGACCTCCCCTTGAACCTTGAAAGTCACATCTGCTCCTATCTTCCCATTTAGCAAGGTTGCAAGATTATCCGAAAGGTCAGAGGGTGGCACATGGATATCAAGTGTTTCCTTGATAACACTGACTTCGCACTCGATCAGGAGACAATCGTTCTGCAGGTACGCCGACTCTACTTCAGCAGTGGTCTGCATGAACTTTGGTACGCCCCAAGATTTTTTACGCTCGAACACGTCTGGCCCTTTGCGGGAGAGCGCCACAATCGACTGCCCACTAACTCGATTCAAACGCATCCACGTGTGGAGCGCCTTCACCTCGGCGTTCTTGGTCAAGAGCTTGAGGAAGACAGATACGTGACCTTGGCTCGCCTCGTCTGGGCTTCCGTCGGGGAAGTAGTAGATGCACCATTCGTGGCCCCCGATGGAGAATGCCGGAGAACGGAGATATTTGCCTCTCCCGAGGCCCTTGAGACGGCTGTAGCCAGAGATCTCGACCgcgaccgtggcccgcgccgtGTGCATCTCTGCTGTGCACCTCGACGGCACCATCGCTATTGAACTCTGCGATGCTGCCATGGTGGGAGTTGGGAGGAGGTGGTTGGACTCTCGATTAAGACCGGCGGCGATGGGAGAGGTGGTTTTGCCTCCGAGACCGACGGTGAGCTGGGGAGCAGCGGCGTGACGGAAcacgggggcggcggcggcgtcggccaGATTTGGGGGACAAGGTCCGGGGGGTTTTTTTttcatcagtacagacacaagcgctcgtatacacgcgcatacactcacccctataaacacacacgcacaccctatccctatgagtacctccgaaagactgagccggcatatcatcttaaAATTTACGAAGTCATCGTAGGCGTCTCGTCGTCGACGAGAACGTCTCCttccactgaaagcgcatcgccggaaattctgaaataaatttagAAATAATGCGAATACCAGGATTTAAACCCTgatgggttggggataccactaTCCACCTAAGCATCTCAATCACAGGTTGATTCGCGGGCGAGTGACACTTTGGTTTGTGTGTGTGCGTCAAAACTGGACTAAACTAAATTACTTGATGATTAACCCAAACAGTTTTCTATAAAATAAACGCATTTTTTCCTtgcgaaccaacctgtggttggatatttagagggactgtggtatcccTGCCCACCAAGGTTCAAATTCTGATGCTCGCGtttatttctggatttatttcagaatttccagcgatgcgcattcagtgggaggaTACTTCCCGTTGATGACGAGATggctacggtgacttcgtaaattttaAGATGATATGTCAGCTCAGTCTTTCgtaggtgctcataggggtagggtgtgcgtgtatGCATTCATAGGGATGAGTGTGTGCGCGTGTATATAAGCGtttgcgtctgtactgtgttaaaaaatatattttttccTTGAAGTAAACACATTTGAAAACAATTATTTtgcattttttttcaaaaatgaCCCAAATATATTAAAATTTGTTCAAATTACCCAACTAGTGAGTTTTTgatctctcttttcttttttgcaaAAGTGGTCCAAATCTATTGGTATAAATTTCAACTTAGGTTCAAAGCATCGCACACATAAGACAAATTTCATTGAGGTCTTTGAACCATTGAACGAGCACTGCCACCATCAGAACGAGTCGTTCTTGTTGCTCCCCGGTGGAGCCGGCGTGATCTCATCAATGATAGCGGGGAAGTTTTTATGCATGTGCCTCTAAGAACCAACGCCTAGAGCCGCAGTCACCACGGTTAAACTCTTGAAAATTTGAAGTGCATGACACTAGATATCACCATATTGCACACACAAGGAGAAAACCTAACCTCGTCGCTCCAACGAGACGACAGAAATCTATGCCGGAGATGATGGCAGCACATGATTGGTTGCCGGTAAAGCACGCGACCGAATTATCCAATCTTACGTACCGAGAGCCAGggctccgcctcctcctcctccaagaaAGAAAGTTAGGGTTCGTGCCTCTTGCCGGTGCCGGTGCAGGTCCGCCTCGTCTCCGGTGGCCCTATGGCCATGGAGGCGCGGTGGATCCTGGTAAGGGCCGGCGGGAGGGCTCCATTTGTAGTCGTTTTTGTCAATGTTAttagggtttgtgtcctactCAGTAAAGCGAGACGGCGGtggctccctgaagatggaataaaggtctccccgcctagcccccgTTCCGGCGGTGCCTCTAGCATCGttggtgggcgtgtggaggtgtgtcttcggcagatctatctttggtggatttgctcggatctcgtCGTTGTTCGTCTACGTTCTTGTGTCTTCGGTTTGGATCCTTCCGATCTATGTTATTCTTCATCGGTGTCGGTTGCTGTTCTGGGGTGCTGGTCCTATGGAGCATTAGCACGACGACTTctcgactgtctactacaacaagttgtgcccGGCTCCGGCGATGGAGGGCCAATGAaggcggcgcgccttcggctctGTTCGGTGCTTGTAGTTGTTGCTAGGTGGTCTATgaatctggatgtaatttttatttctggTATTCGTTGTATTGCCATGATTAaagatgaatagattggaagtttTTCCGTAAAAAAATCCGTCCAAATGTACAAACTTAACAAGGATCAAATGCCAAAATACCAACTCAAAGAATAAGCGTTGCGATCAGGCCGAGCTCCGACaaccctcccccccccctctgTGCGAATATTAAAAACCCTAACCTCAATTATTAGATGGAGCTGAGGCACCGGATTTCCCCTCCTCACCACCAACTATCGGAGCGACATGCAAAGGGGACGTGAATCTGCGGGCTCACTGTCAAATACTCGAAAGGAAGAATTTGCCCTGGCTGCAACTTATAGAGGAGAATGAAGGAAATGATACGTCCcaaacatatctacttttccaaacaatttTGCTCTTATTTTGGACtataatttgcatgatttgaatggaactaacctggacagATGCAGTTTTCAgaagaattgctatggtgttgtTTCTGTGCAGAAATAAAAAATCTCGGATTGGAATGAAAATTTACGGGGAATATTtccaaaatatataaaaatactggcggAGAGAATTAATAGAGGGGGACCACCAGGGCGCCACAAGCctaggggcgcccccctagggtgcgcctagcaggcttgtgggcccctggCAGCTTCAACAACCCTAACTCCAACTCCATAAGTACCTATTCGtccagaaaaaaatcagagaaaagGAATCGTCGCGTTTTACGATACCGAGCCACCGCCACCTCCTGTACTTCATCGcaagggcagatctggagtctgttcggggctccggagggTGGAATTCGGTGCCGTTGTCATCATCGATCCTTCTTCATCACTAATTGCATGATGTCACCACtcggagtgagtaattccttcgtaggctcgttGGACGGTGATGGGGTTGGACGCGATTTTTCATGTAATCGAGTcaatttgttagggcttgatctctaatatccactatgttctgagattgatgttgctatgactttggtATGCTtgatgcttgtcactagggcccgagtgtcatgatttcagatctgaaccataccctttatgttttcatgaatatatttgagttcttgatcctatcttgcaagttatattacgtgttatgatccgcatacctcaaggtgacaataattgggattctttctggtgattactgtagtttgaggagttcatgtattcacaatgtgttaatgatttgttttggttctctattaaaaagagaccttaatatctcttagtttccttatggaccctgctgccatgagagggtaggacaaaagatgtcatgcaaattcttattataagcatgtatgactatatacgaaatacatgcctacattacattgatgaattggagctattatgcatcgctctaggttgtgactgttacatgatgacgGTTATCCAACACAA
Protein-coding sequences here:
- the LOC125555583 gene encoding BTB/POZ and MATH domain-containing protein 1-like, translating into MAASQSSIAMVPSRCTAEMHTARATVAVEISGYSRLKGLGRGKYLRSPAFSIGGHEWCIYYFPDGSPDEASQGHVSVFLKLLTKNAEVKALHTWMRLNRVSGQSIVALSRKGPDVFERKKSWGVPKFMQTTAEVESAYLQNDCLLIECEVSVIKETLDIHVPPSDLSDNLATLLNGKIGADVTFKVQGEVFSAHKILLAMRSAVFNAEFYGPMGDNGAQDITIDDMQPAVFKAFLHFIYTDSLPSMDDLDDDDKREMVKHLLVAGDKYAMERMKRVCEGMLCKSLDVETVATILALADQHHCNNLKDACIEFMLSSNRMDDVIASQGYAHLKRSCPDLIVDVFERTVKSRKI